In Takifugu flavidus isolate HTHZ2018 chromosome 13, ASM371156v2, whole genome shotgun sequence, the following are encoded in one genomic region:
- the pidd1 gene encoding p53-induced death domain-containing protein 1, which yields MDKGNHEGEGRDEIHREQSDVTTDGPTLRFPGLLNDQDQEKSSRLRSQGQTKDMDEESDAAPATPPSFTCGPFISSMPLHLHPSLSSSSSSSSSGVCLSPPLPPSVELTSVLADTRLTLDVYKGGAAALPLLWASIPEQLMGVQYLTVGSEDKAGLDDALDVIPNLTDLHTLTVRGHRFYDAQGDPLPGLLTTLPMSFSCLSQLVHLDLSFNQLSCVPPCLLGLPTLSSLLLCQNRISELPSDVGQLSSLTYLSLLGNKLITLPPSLGQLSGLRTLDVSLNLLQRLPDEIGSLGGLVKLELSQNKLRQLPESMGSLSSLRELFIYSNDIRVVPPCLNKLPLLKIDMRGNPLGRPPTPPPLPPVPDPPETKIQELHLRFNQRSFCVSPAGCHVFLPGGAELLFPPGCLLTTTRLEWVEKTPEKTLVHLEEHEILLSCPLELRPHGIKFFKPVEVCVPYHRPKRTEVVVQRFDGFSWSTLPTVLRRGRKHRSGSQSRRPPRLACCTVRQFSWFMVVSRPVKDSCSLTSAGTLLVSSADPGIKLHFLPDSTLENRTVTLQVLQVSAAEIQVLCGDPQARVSPLLCLSQNPSTDFLQPVKVQVPLPPGVTGHTADMSCLHLLHGDPAAQSWTDITSQVSLYVTHVYAIFYITHFSWYWLWYTTQRIVCGTVRKVYQKLKQFKVQFLVLQRKTDPSQVILQCLPSNKVDNRVQSLAELYDGPQPSDMCDLLEGEQFFAGFERGLDISTERPDCVEGRLCFVFYSSLKNLKEVYICAVEGHTGPVRGQVSFYRGEIPGDLPEELARKRKGHDNQWLATLPVKLPAADSENGFFVENSQHPPLNLGDPESGYLTESNLLSISLQIGQDWRVVGINLGLSYEELDRIQYKSRDNLGALVLDMLFHWARGQRRAGPGAVSRLVSAMIESGRRDLADEIEDTVRIGRRKYSESLKRVGLEEESSTLSEGTAVGAPMPGPDGQRSASQPSLHAAV from the exons ATGGACAAAGGCAACCACGAAGGGGAAGGTCGTGATGAAATTCACAGGGAACAGTCCGATGTTACCACGGATGGTCCAACTCTGAGGTTCCCTGGACTTTTAAATGACCAGGATCAGGAGAAGTCAAGTAGGCTCAGATCTCAAGGCCAAACTAAAGATATGGATGAAGAGAGCGATGCTGCACCTGCGACTCCCCCCAGCTTCACCTGTGGTCCTTTCATATCAAGCATGCCCCTACATCTACATCCCAGTTTGTCTTCAtcctcatcgtcctcctcctctggggtGTGTCTCAGTCCCCCCTTGCCTCCCTCGGTGGAGCTGACGTCTGTGTTGGCTGATACCAGGCTGACCCTGGATGTGTACAAAGGAGGAGCGGCTGCACTGCCTCTGCTTTGGGCCTCCATCCCAGAGCAGCTAATGGGAGTGCAGTacctcacagtgggatcagaGGACAAAGCAGGCCTGGATGATGCACTGGATGTCATCCCCAATCTGACAGATCTGCACACACTCACGGTTCGAG GACACCGTTTTTATGATGCACAAGGTGACCCTCTTCCAGGCCTGCTGACCACTCTGCCCATGTCCTTTTCCTGCCTTTCTCAATTGGTGCACCTGGACCTCTCCTTCAACCAGCTCTCCTGTgtgcctccctgcctccttgGATTGCCGACATTGTCGTCTTTGCTCCTTTGCCAAAACCGGATCTCAGAATTGCCTTCTGATGTCGGCCAGTTGTCCTCTCTCACCTACCTCTCCCTCCTGGGGAACAAACTAATCACTCTTCCCCCGAGTCTGGGTCAACTGTCAGGGCTGCGCACGCTGGATGTTTCCCTCAACCTTCTGCAGCGACTACCTGATGAAATTGGCTCCCTGGGGGGTCTTGTTAAGTTGGAATTGTCCCAAAACAAACTGAGGCAGCTACCAGAGAGCATGG gttctctctcctctctcagggAGCTTTTCATCTACAGCAACGATATCCGTGTCGTCCCACCTTGTCTGAACAAACTGCCCTTGCTAAAAATAGACATGCGTGGCAACCCTTTGGGACGACCCCCcacgcctcctcctctccctcctgtaCCTG ATCCACCAGAAACCAAAATTCAAGAACTGCATCTGAGATTTAATCAGCGCAG CTTTTGTGTTTCGCCCGCTGGGTGTCACGTGTTTCTCCCGGGGGGGGCTGAGCTGCTGTTCCCCCCAGGGTGCCTGTTGACAACCACAAGATTGGAGTGGGTTGAAAAGACACCAGAAAAGACGTTGGTACATCTGGAAGAACATGAAATCTTACTGAGTTGTCCCCTGGAGCTTCGACCACATGGAATCAAATTTTTTAAA CctgtagaggtgtgtgtgccGTATCACCGGCCCAAGAGAACCGAGGTGGTGGTGCAGAGGTTTGATGGATTCTCATGGAGCACTCTGCCCACGGTGCTGAGGAGAGGACGTAAACACCGGAGCGGTAGCCAGAGTCGCCGTCCTCCCAGG CTGGCCTGCTGCACAGTGCGCCAGTTCTCCTGGTTTATGGTTGTGTCCCGACCGGTAAAGGACAGTTGCTCTCTTACATCAGCTGGAACTCTGCTCGTTTCCAGCGCCGACCCAGGAATaaagctccacttcctgccagACTCCACCTTGGAGAACCGCACTGTAACCTTACAG GTGCTTCAGGTGTCTGCAGCGGAGATACAGGTTCTGTGTGGAGACCCTCAGGCTCGCGTTAGCCcccttctctgcctctcccaGAATCCAAGCACAGATTTCCTGCAGCCTGTCAAAGTCCAGGTTCCCCTGCCTCCTGGAGTCACAG GTCATACAGCTGACATGTCCTGCTTGCATCTCCTACACGGAGACCCTGCGGCCCAAAGTTGGACTGACATCACATCCCAGGTGTCTCTCTACGTCACCCACGTCTACGCTATCTTCTACATCACACATTTCTCCTG GTACTGGTTGTGGTACACCACTCAGCGAATCGTTTGTGGAACTGTGAGAAAAGTCTACCAGAAGCTAAAGCAGTTCAAGGTCCAGTTTCTCGTCCTGCAGCGCAAAACGGATCCTTCACAAGTTATTCTGCAGTGTTTACCTTCGAACAAG GTGGACAACAGGGTGCAGTCTCTGGCGGAGCTTTACGACGGACCGCAGCCCTCAGACATGTGCGACCTGCTGGAAGGGGAGCAGTTCTTTGCCGGCTTTGAGAGGGGCTTGGACATCAGCACAG AGAGACCGGACTGCGTGGAGGGAAGACTGTGCTTTGTGTTTTACTCCAGCCTGAAGAACCTGAAGGAGGTTTACATCTGTGCAGTGGAGGGTCATACAGGACCTGTGAGGGGCCAG gtgtcCTTCTATAGAGGGGAGATCCCCGGTGATCTGCCCGAGGAACTGGCCAGGAAGAGGAAAGGCCACGATAACCAGTGGCTTGCAACGTTACCAGTTAAGCTTCCG GCCGCAGATTCGGAAAATGGTTTCTTCGTGGAAAATTCCCAGCATCCGCCGCTGAACCTGGGCGATCCTGAGAGCGGCTACCTGACAGAATCCAACCTGCTGTCCATCTCTCTCCAGATAGGACAAGACTGGCGGGTCGTCGGCATCAACCTTGGCTTAAGCTACGAGGAACTGGATCGCATCCAGTACAAAAGCAG GGACAACTTGGGAGCCCTGGTGCTCGACATGCTGTTTCACTGGGCCAGAGGGCAGAGAAGGGCCGGGCCGGGCGCCGTGTCGAGGCTGGTGAGCGCCATGATCGAGAGCGGGAGGAGGGACCTGGCCGATGAGATAGAGGACACGGTTCGTATAGGAAGGAGAAAGTACTCGGAGTCTCTGAAGAGGGTGGGCCTGGAAGAGGAGAGCTCCACTTTGAGCGAAGGCACAGCAGTCGGCGCACCCATGCCGGGTCCAgatggtcaaaggtcagcgtcGCAGCCCTCGCTTCACGCCGCTGTCTAA